A portion of the Chondrinema litorale genome contains these proteins:
- a CDS encoding sigma-54-dependent transcriptional regulator, giving the protein MPKTEGKILVVDDDADVLITARMFLKQQFTVVQTESDPRQIPRYLNNDTFEIILLDMNFTRGESDGEEGMYWLNRILEINPKQVVILITAYGEVNLAVNAIKSGATDFVVKPWKNEKLLATISSALQLSKSKKELEQLQGAQQKLQENMQVEFVGNSPAMQRVFSLIEKVSATDANVLILGENGTGKELVARAVHAKSHRAHKTFMSVDLGAISESLFESELFGHVKGSFTDAKTDRAGSFEIASGGTIFLDEIGNLSMALQVKLLTVLQNRVVRRVGSHKPINVDVRLICATNMPLYQMVEDDTFRQDLLYRINTVEIRLPSLRERIEDIPLLVDHFLNIYTKKYKKDQIRLDQSTLAKLQKYNWPGNVRELQHAVERAVILSETNVLKSDDFFLGGSAIQKQPTSRDSEVKTLDEMEHKFIRESLERNHGNVTKTAKELGLTRTALYRRLNKYGL; this is encoded by the coding sequence ATGCCGAAGACAGAGGGAAAGATTTTGGTTGTAGATGATGATGCTGATGTTTTAATAACTGCAAGAATGTTTTTAAAACAGCAGTTTACTGTAGTTCAAACCGAATCTGATCCCAGACAAATCCCCAGATACCTCAACAACGATACATTTGAAATCATTCTACTCGATATGAATTTTACCCGAGGAGAAAGTGATGGAGAAGAAGGTATGTATTGGTTAAACCGAATTTTGGAAATTAATCCAAAGCAAGTTGTTATTCTTATTACGGCATATGGCGAGGTTAATTTGGCTGTAAATGCAATTAAAAGTGGCGCAACAGATTTTGTGGTGAAACCATGGAAAAATGAGAAATTGCTTGCTACTATATCTTCCGCATTGCAGCTAAGTAAGTCTAAGAAAGAGCTCGAACAATTACAGGGTGCTCAGCAAAAGCTGCAAGAGAATATGCAGGTAGAGTTTGTAGGCAATTCACCAGCTATGCAAAGGGTTTTTTCACTCATAGAAAAAGTATCGGCTACAGATGCCAATGTATTGATTTTAGGTGAGAATGGAACTGGAAAAGAATTAGTAGCAAGAGCGGTACACGCAAAATCTCATAGAGCACACAAAACATTTATGAGTGTGGATTTAGGAGCCATAAGTGAAAGTTTGTTTGAGTCTGAACTATTTGGCCATGTAAAAGGGTCATTTACAGATGCTAAAACGGATAGAGCTGGTAGTTTTGAAATAGCTTCTGGAGGTACTATTTTCTTAGATGAGATCGGCAATTTATCTATGGCATTGCAGGTGAAACTACTTACCGTATTGCAAAATAGGGTAGTTAGAAGAGTTGGCTCACATAAACCGATAAATGTAGATGTAAGGTTGATTTGTGCTACCAATATGCCACTTTACCAAATGGTTGAAGATGATACCTTCCGTCAAGATTTACTGTATAGAATCAATACTGTGGAAATCAGGTTGCCTTCGCTAAGAGAACGGATTGAAGATATTCCATTATTAGTTGATCATTTTTTGAATATTTATACCAAGAAATATAAGAAAGATCAAATAAGGCTAGATCAAAGTACGCTGGCCAAGCTGCAAAAATACAATTGGCCGGGAAATGTGAGAGAACTGCAACACGCGGTAGAAAGGGCTGTAATTCTAAGTGAAACTAATGTATTGAAAAGTGATGACTTCTTTTTGGGAGGTAGTGCAATTCAAAAACAACCTACTTCTAGAGATAGTGAAGTAAAAACATTGGATGAAATGGAGCATAAGTTTATTAGAGAATCTTTAGAAAGAAATCATGGAAATGTAACAAAAACAGCAAAAGAATTAGGTCTCACGCGAACAGCATTATACAGGAGGCTAAATAAATATGGATTGTAA
- a CDS encoding SanA/YdcF family protein: protein MMTPVNKLKLGNAFNIYFMRPYTLTIKPAFRSVRTYLVLISFIALLVIALCNFKVESYSKAYLYDDIKKVPFNQVGLVLGTSKSLANGKPNPYLYHRLEAATKLFKAGKVKYLLLSGDNHTIYYNEPRDMRKILIKMGVPAEAIILDYAGFRTLDSVIRCKEVFGQNSYTVISQEFHNKRAVFLGRNSGIETIAFNAQDIDFQRGIKVQAREIFARVKAVMDIFVLNEQPKFLGKKIQIAQN, encoded by the coding sequence ATGATGACTCCGGTAAATAAGCTAAAATTGGGTAATGCATTCAATATTTATTTTATGCGACCATATACTTTAACGATTAAACCAGCTTTCCGGAGCGTAAGAACATATCTTGTTCTCATCTCCTTTATTGCATTATTAGTAATTGCTCTTTGCAATTTTAAAGTAGAGTCTTATTCTAAGGCCTATTTGTACGACGACATTAAAAAGGTTCCATTTAACCAAGTAGGGCTTGTCTTAGGCACAAGCAAATCTCTAGCAAATGGAAAACCTAATCCATATCTCTATCATCGATTAGAAGCCGCTACTAAGCTTTTTAAAGCTGGAAAAGTAAAGTATTTACTACTCAGTGGCGATAATCATACAATTTACTACAACGAGCCAAGAGATATGCGTAAAATTTTGATCAAAATGGGAGTACCTGCTGAAGCTATTATTTTAGATTATGCCGGATTTAGAACTCTTGACTCTGTAATTAGATGTAAAGAAGTATTTGGACAAAATAGTTATACCGTAATTTCGCAAGAATTTCATAATAAAAGAGCTGTGTTTTTAGGTAGAAACTCTGGAATAGAAACTATTGCTTTTAATGCTCAGGATATCGATTTTCAGAGAGGGATTAAAGTGCAGGCGAGAGAGATTTTTGCCAGAGTAAAAGCTGTAATGGATATTTTTGTTTTAAATGAGCAACCCAAGTTTCTTGGTAAGAAAATTCAAATAGCCCAGAATTAA
- the hisA gene encoding 1-(5-phosphoribosyl)-5-[(5-phosphoribosylamino)methylideneamino]imidazole-4-carboxamide isomerase: protein MINVIPAIDLMDGKCVRLKQGDFNLSTTYREDPLEVAKEFESLGAKRLHLVDLDGAKNKKVVNYPVLEKICKETNLFVDFGGGIQQDEDVERVFDSGAEMITCGSIAIKQRALFEQWILRFGADKIILAADVKDKKIAVHGWQETSDTNIFSFIEDYMKVGISNVLCTDISRDGMLTGTATDLYVEIMEKFPTLKLIASGGISNAADIKELDEAKIFGVVVGKAIYEGKISQAELKSFF, encoded by the coding sequence ATGATAAACGTAATACCTGCAATAGATTTAATGGACGGTAAGTGTGTACGATTAAAGCAAGGAGACTTTAACCTTTCTACAACCTACAGAGAAGATCCATTAGAAGTAGCCAAAGAGTTTGAAAGCCTTGGGGCAAAAAGACTTCATTTAGTAGACTTAGATGGAGCCAAAAATAAAAAAGTAGTAAACTATCCTGTACTTGAAAAAATCTGTAAAGAAACCAACCTTTTTGTAGATTTCGGTGGTGGAATTCAACAAGATGAAGATGTTGAAAGAGTATTTGACAGCGGTGCAGAGATGATAACATGTGGAAGTATTGCTATAAAGCAAAGAGCTCTTTTCGAGCAGTGGATTTTAAGATTTGGTGCAGATAAAATTATTCTTGCTGCTGATGTAAAAGACAAAAAAATTGCTGTACATGGCTGGCAAGAAACTTCAGATACTAATATTTTTAGCTTTATAGAAGATTACATGAAAGTGGGTATTTCCAATGTATTATGTACAGATATTAGTCGAGATGGAATGCTAACAGGCACAGCTACAGATCTTTATGTAGAGATTATGGAGAAATTCCCTACATTAAAACTGATTGCTAGTGGTGGCATAAGCAATGCGGCAGATATAAAAGAACTTGATGAAGCTAAAATTTTTGGAGTTGTAGTTGGTAAAGCTATTTATGAAGGAAAGATATCTCAAGCAGAACTTAAGTCATTTTTTTAA
- a CDS encoding glycosyltransferase family 2 protein produces the protein MLFFITVAIIYAFLTCWLAYLWQQIPRFRLDNQGVGIPLTVIVPARNESENISNLLNDLLDQTYKNFQIIVVDDNSEDNTYSIVEAFLSQFQNDFKLLRLEKDSNPSKGKKAAIYSGIQVATGEYIITTDADCRVEKDWLKALAQYISKTNAKLISAPVTFYKEKTLFEKIQTVEFMSLIGAGAAFMHIKKPNMCNGANICYQKQAFYEVGGFAGNEHLASGDDEFLMHKIASKYPNGVMFLKAKEAIVRTKALPDFKVFYNQRKRWGSKWSHYKKVSPKLVAITVFGFHFIFCTVLICWLLGIISIETLLTVFFTKLFSEILFIGSLLSFSQHRNKIFLIPLVAILHPFYIVLFGLAGNFGSYTWKDRKMN, from the coding sequence GTGCTTTTCTTTATTACTGTTGCAATTATTTATGCTTTTTTAACTTGTTGGCTAGCTTATCTATGGCAACAAATCCCTCGGTTTAGGCTTGATAATCAAGGAGTTGGTATACCTCTAACGGTAATTGTGCCAGCAAGAAATGAAAGTGAAAATATTAGCAATTTGCTTAATGATTTACTAGATCAAACTTATAAAAACTTTCAAATTATTGTTGTCGACGATAATTCTGAAGATAATACTTATTCTATAGTCGAGGCTTTTTTAAGTCAATTTCAAAATGATTTTAAACTATTAAGATTAGAAAAAGATAGCAACCCAAGTAAAGGAAAAAAAGCGGCAATTTATAGTGGAATACAAGTAGCTACAGGAGAATATATTATTACTACTGATGCTGATTGCCGAGTAGAAAAAGATTGGTTAAAAGCATTAGCTCAATACATTTCAAAAACAAATGCCAAGCTTATAAGTGCTCCTGTTACTTTTTATAAGGAAAAAACTTTGTTTGAAAAGATACAGACAGTTGAGTTTATGAGTCTAATTGGAGCAGGAGCTGCATTTATGCACATAAAGAAGCCTAATATGTGTAATGGTGCTAATATTTGCTATCAAAAACAAGCTTTTTATGAAGTGGGTGGTTTTGCAGGAAATGAACATCTAGCCTCTGGAGATGATGAATTTTTAATGCATAAAATTGCCTCAAAATATCCAAACGGAGTGATGTTTCTTAAGGCTAAAGAAGCTATTGTTAGAACTAAAGCATTACCAGATTTTAAAGTATTTTATAATCAAAGGAAAAGGTGGGGAAGCAAATGGAGTCATTATAAAAAAGTATCTCCGAAACTTGTAGCAATTACAGTTTTTGGCTTTCATTTTATTTTTTGTACTGTTCTTATTTGCTGGCTGTTGGGAATAATTTCGATAGAAACTTTACTTACAGTATTTTTCACTAAGTTATTCTCAGAAATCTTATTTATAGGTTCGCTATTAAGCTTTTCACAACATAGAAATAAGATTTTCTTAATTCCATTGGTCGCTATATTACATCCTTTTTATATAGTTTTGTTTGGTTTAGCAGGCAATTTTGGTAGCTACACATGGAAAGATAGAAAGATGAATTAA
- a CDS encoding transporter translates to MSDIEFDVLDELYFVTWFSDLMETTELGEQELKNCLITLIKKGWVKCYKNIDEEELKDNLDFDNKFCDYAYLATKAGLLAHNSK, encoded by the coding sequence ATGAGTGATATTGAATTCGATGTTTTGGATGAATTATATTTTGTAACATGGTTCTCAGATTTAATGGAAACTACTGAGCTAGGTGAGCAAGAATTAAAAAATTGCCTTATCACTTTAATTAAAAAAGGGTGGGTGAAATGCTACAAAAACATCGATGAGGAAGAGTTAAAAGACAATTTGGATTTTGATAATAAATTCTGTGATTATGCCTATTTAGCTACTAAGGCTGGTTTACTTGCCCATAATAGTAAGTGA
- a CDS encoding ABC transporter permease yields MTIRQEHKTPFFYARKRLFSNKPAVFGLIVIVFAHLIAGGGYLLMPDKTPYANDGAVQIQKQSPGFQVKILKIRKNMDVPKVGFFSWLLNGEDSKYTIVPVKGTPRIVDDSVEFQPFGRERAELKHMLLNCVKPLFVGPSDKLEKDAKQNFKVEGNLITFLDSDEHIQTITKEELKKEFFDDNVETRTYYLGTDKSGRDMLSRLIYGTRISLSIGFISVLISLIVGVSLGALAGFFGGKIDTIVLWFMSVIWSVPSIMLVIAVTLALQQRGIWVAFVAVGLTTWVEIARVVRGQIMSIKQKVYVEAARALGYSNKRIIFHHILPNIIGALVVISTSNFASAIVIEAGLSFLGLGVQPPMPSWGMMINEGFAAIGTSNSWHLIFLPSFCICVTVLAFNLLGNGLRDALDPKAVRG; encoded by the coding sequence ATGACCATTAGGCAGGAACATAAAACACCCTTTTTTTATGCAAGGAAGCGCTTATTTAGTAATAAGCCAGCAGTGTTTGGGTTAATCGTAATTGTTTTTGCCCACCTAATAGCAGGTGGTGGTTATCTACTTATGCCTGATAAAACTCCTTATGCAAATGATGGAGCTGTACAAATCCAAAAGCAATCCCCAGGTTTTCAAGTAAAAATTCTTAAAATCCGGAAGAATATGGATGTGCCAAAAGTAGGATTTTTCTCTTGGTTGTTAAATGGAGAAGACAGTAAATATACCATAGTTCCAGTTAAGGGTACTCCAAGAATTGTAGACGATAGTGTTGAGTTTCAACCTTTTGGTAGAGAAAGAGCGGAACTAAAACATATGTTACTTAACTGTGTAAAACCACTTTTTGTAGGTCCATCAGACAAGCTAGAAAAAGATGCTAAGCAAAATTTTAAAGTTGAAGGTAACCTCATTACCTTTTTAGATTCAGACGAGCACATACAAACAATAACCAAAGAAGAACTTAAGAAAGAGTTTTTTGATGATAATGTTGAAACCAGAACTTATTATTTAGGAACAGATAAGTCTGGTAGAGATATGCTCAGTCGCTTAATTTATGGAACTCGTATTTCTCTTTCTATCGGGTTTATTTCTGTATTAATTTCTTTAATAGTTGGTGTTTCTCTTGGTGCTTTAGCTGGATTTTTTGGTGGTAAGATAGATACAATTGTATTGTGGTTCATGTCTGTAATATGGTCTGTGCCCTCTATTATGTTGGTAATTGCTGTTACTTTGGCTTTGCAACAGCGTGGTATTTGGGTGGCATTTGTGGCAGTAGGCTTAACAACTTGGGTTGAGATTGCCAGAGTAGTTCGCGGACAAATAATGTCTATTAAGCAAAAAGTATATGTAGAAGCTGCCCGCGCATTGGGATATTCAAATAAAAGAATTATTTTTCATCATATATTACCCAATATAATTGGTGCACTGGTTGTTATTAGCACTTCTAATTTTGCTTCTGCAATAGTAATAGAAGCAGGCTTGAGTTTTTTAGGTTTAGGTGTTCAGCCTCCAATGCCTTCTTGGGGAATGATGATAAACGAAGGTTTTGCTGCTATAGGGACTAGTAATAGCTGGCATTTAATTTTTCTCCCAAGTTTCTGTATATGTGTCACCGTACTAGCATTTAATTTACTGGGTAATGGATTGAGAGATGCATTAGATCCAAAAGCAGTGAGGGGGTAG